The following nucleotide sequence is from Gadus macrocephalus chromosome 18, ASM3116895v1.
NNNNNNNNNNNNNNNNNNNNNNNNNNNNNNNNNNNNNNNNNNNNNNNNNNNNNNNNNNNNNNNNNNNNNNgtgtgtgtgtgtgttttcccttGACAGgcatgtcaaaaaaaaaaacctagcAAGCTAAAATGTTAATCTTTGCAGTGCTTTCTCCTTGGACGCCGTTCAACCGAAGACCCTTTCTGTGTCACTCCCCCATGTCCTGACCaaagtctctcctctctcagcgcccccccgtccgtccgtccgtccgacTCCCTGAAGCTCCCCAGTCCCATCCCCCAGTCCTCAGGTCTCATTGGTCCGTGTTCGGTAGGTGGCCACTCACCAGCGAATCGGCTGTCGGAAGCCTGCTCATTATCCAACCCAAAAGAGGGCGTGTCACAGAGGGCGTCGCCCTGATTGTTATTGGCCAACTCTGGACACCTGCTCCGCCCACCTGCAAGCGAGGGCAAAGGTCAAACAAGAGCAGCCAggcacagcggggggggggggggggggggggggggtgggggggggggggggggggggggggcttgggagggcggggcaggaggggggagtGGTCTACAGAGGGGGTGAGGTCAGGTTTGTGGTGTGGGGGGCCATGCTGGAACGGCTATTACAAGAACGCTTTAATCATGTGATCAATAATTAAGGCTTTGGAGCAGTGTTTGTTAGATATTATAGGATAATAATATCAGATTTTCCTCTCGTTTTTCTAGCAAACCACACACTAGAAAAGGAAATGTGCATGCGTTACTATGTGTaggcgtatgtgtatgtgcatacatGTCTAGACATATGTGCATGAGGACTGAATGGGTGGCAGGGCAGCACATAGAGATAGGGCACATAGACTGAATGGGGGGCAGCACAGCACATAGATATAGGGCACATAGACTGCCGATCAGGCAGGGTAACGTTAATGCACATGCCTGCAAGCATTcatcttacatatttacattCACAGCGCGGGTCAGGCACCAAAACGTCAGGCAGCACAAGTCGTACTGTGTTTCCACAAATTAATTGAAAGGTCGTCAGTCATTGTCAAGGCAGTTTTTTATTGGCTTGTGGTTTGAGCTGGGCCAAACTATTTTGAAAAACTCACAACGTATACACTcgtacgtacgcacacacgtacaaacaatCCATCAACTAGACACAAAGACATTTCCTTAGTCTTACAGAGAAGTCCaaactcatatatatatatatatatagtatacatAGGGGAATCTCACAACGGGAGCACAAAGCAATCTGAGTCACTCTCCTGACCGTGCAGGATTtactctcttgtctctctctctctcaatctctcggTCTCTTTCTAAAATCACACGCTCAGATACACACACGAgcgcaagtacacacacacatacacataaacacacacacacacacacacacacacacacacacacacacacacacacacacacacacacacacacacacacacacacacacacacacacacacacacacacacacagtagcaacATATTCACATCATTGCAACATATATACAGCTATATTATCTTCAGTGCCAATGGTGCGTTCATTTCAGGGCAAAAAAATCTGTTCATGCACACTGTGCAAAGCTCTGAATACAGATGAAAACTGAAAGATATTGCGTACGCAGATGAACGACACACACCGAAACATCTGGACCTTGAAAGCCAGCACATGCAAATTAAgacacactcaatcacacacattaaaacaagtTTAAGAAGCGCTGGAAATCTTCATGCAAATGCAAATCAGTGCATAAGTCACAATAGAAAGTCATttcaaaatagtttttttcagAGGGTGTTTTAGCATGCATGGCTCTAGGGAAACTAGTGGGTTACGCTGAAGCTGAATTGTAATTCTAAAATATTCAATCCTTCATGGCTCCTTGCTTTGCTTGCTTTTGTTGCAAGTAAAAAAGCAAGTTCTTCAGCAGGAGTGGGACACTATGGTTGTCCTTTGTAGAACTAGCTCAAAGTTGGAACAGCCAGCCATACAAATGCGTTCTAGCAAGACAACCCTGAATCCCCCTAAAGATAGTGGCCCTCCGATTCTATCCCCTCCTTGCTCTTGTGTTTGTCTTCGGACCGCCGTGTCATACGGGGAATAACAGTGGATGTTTAAACGGAGGCCCCATTTAACAGAGGCCTGGTCTACGTGTTTCTTTATTTCACGAGAGGGGTCGAGGGATAGGGCGATTCATGACTCTAGTTACCCTTTTCTTGAGACGGCGACGGGCTGTCCTCTTCCGTGACGTCGTTGCCCTGCGAGAGCGAAGACAGGACGGAACAGAGAGATGATAAAAAAGACATATGTGTACAATCATgtgtctgaacacacactgatCAGGGCTCAGAGGCAGTGGAGAGAGCGGTGCTCACCTCCGAGTCCTGCTCCTCCAGTGACACAGAGTACTTTGGTTCCTTTGGCTCCATGGAAAGACCCTGAATGGAGAGAAAACAAGGCGATATGGAGTCTGGCTCGGTCCAATGAGGAGCTGAGAAGACTTATCTAATGAATGGACCTAGAGCTGCACAACATAGAACAAGAATGTAGCATCATGAGCTTTGTGTAGGTCTGTCCCATAATGATATTAGTCGAATGAATAAATGGTAACAGCCCTGCATGTGAACATTTAAATCCcaaaatgatgatgattattcACCAATAACTTAATAATATAATCAACCTTTAATACATGAGATTTGATATGGACAATGTCACGGTCCTTAAGtgaacctcccccctctcctctctcctcccctctctcctctcctctctcctccctccccctctcctctctctcctctctcccccccctctctcctctcctctctcctctctcccccgtccccctctctcccccccctccctcctctcctcccctctcccccccctctctctcccctcccccccccgtccctcctctctctccccccctctccccccctctctcctctcctcccctctctcctcctcctcccctcctctcccccccctctctcctcccccccctctctctctcacccccctctctcccccccctctctctcctccccccccctctctctctctcctcccccccctctctctcctccccccccccccctctctctctcctcccccccctctctcaccccgtCCTGCTGGGAGGGTCCCCGGCTCCTCATGGGGGTGTCCGGGTGGTTGTCCCCCGCGGCGTAGCCCCCGTCCCCGGCCCCGCGGGGGGgctccccctcgcccccccgccAGGTAGGACCCTGACATGGAGGACATGGTGTCAGTGCTGATGTGGGAGTGCTGCGAGTGGGACGAGGCCATGGACATCACCGACTGGGCCAAGCTGCTGCTCACCGGGtctggcagacacacacacacacacaggggcacacacacacacacacacacacacaggcacgcattcacacacacacacacacacacacacacacacacacacacaaacacacatgtgtaaATGGACGCATGGATGTCCATGTGCGcgcacaatcatacacacaaaggcacacgcacacacacacacagaaataagcacacacgcactctcacacacacacactcgcacacgcacaggcgTGGCAAAGCAAACAGGCACGAATCCGCGTAGGCATTGCAAATGTACTCATGTGTATACTATACACACCAATTTAAACACACCCCCACAAACAGTATATAAtcatacacacatcacactATTACACCAACAGTTTGCATTTAAATGACCCTGCTTTTCTATTGTTCTGCctgataaaatataaatatcaatAACCCTTTACCTTAACATTAGACCCTAGCAGCAAACTGATTAAGAGCagggtcggtgtgtgtgtgtgtgtgtgtatgtgtggtgcctgagtgtttatgtgtgtacatgcgcatgcgcacgcgcgtgtgtgtgtttgtgtctgtgtgtgtttgcatccctgtgtgtgtgcatgcttccgtgtgtgtgtttgtgtttgtgtgcgtgcatgtgtgcgtatgtgtgtgtgtgtgcatgtgtgtaccttCAGGGGACGTGATGGTGGAGGACAGGGGCGTGCCGGCGCAGGACGATTGGTCGATGGCTCCGGAAGACGACAGAGTCAGGTTCTCACTGTCTGGCGTCACACCGCACTGGGGACACCAGAGAGCCAGGGGACACactttaatacacacacacacacacacacacacacacacacacacacacacacacacacacacacacacacacacacacacacacacacacacacacacacacacacacaggaacacacacctCTGGCGGGTCCACGGGCAGCTTGCGACGGCACGCCTGGGCCTCAGACTCACTGCAAGActtctcgtcctcctcctcttggagCACAGAGGAATTCTGGGAAAGGGACCTGGAATAAACAACAGAATGGGAGACGAATAAAGACCAGTATTTCCGTTTCACTGCACCCAGTGGAAGACAATATAATGACACAGAGGGAGGAAATAGGAGGATAAAAACAGCACAGGGGGGCATTGCCTTGCTGAGAAATACTCGTCTCAATGCATTCCATTCCCCAatttgtttggttttatttttagCATTTGGACATAGCCATGATTTCCGGTACTGTAAACAGTATCTTAACCGCCAAGTATACCATTATTTCTTCAAATAGTTTTCCAAGTGCTTGTCGCCTTTCTATGCACCCTCACTCCAGACAGTTTAACGAACCATCATTTGGCAGGCCTTGAGAATCCTTTCAGACCActtcacaaccccccccccgccctccttcctcctcctacaATAAGTGCCTTGTCTTGAGACGCAGAGAGGCACCGTGCTTTAGATGTTTCAGTTTTTTTGTACCATCAGTTGAAGgcttatatatatactgtatatgtcaTATGTTACATAATatatcaaacattacattttccaAAGCAATTTCCTCCTCTTGCCTTATCTCTACCCCAGACCCCACACGTGTGGGGTCTGGGGTAGAGATAAGGCAAGAGGAGGAAATTGCTTTGGGGACAGGGTGTGTACGGTATGAAACATCATGCCGTACACACGGGCGTGGATGTATCGTCAATCTATTTATGATGCGGTGATTTATTGGGTCGGTTGCTGTGATTATTGTGTCCTTTCGGTGTCTAAAGTGGTGCATAGCTATTTAGTTGTTGCCGTAGTGTACGTTGTACTGTGTTCCCTGTCTTGATGTACTCACTGTCCTGTTGatgttggttgttgtgtgtATTGGCTTGGTGACAAAATAATTCCCCCTTGGGGATTATTTAAgtgcaatcaatcaatcaatcaatcaatcaatcaatcaatcaatcaatcaatcacacAGCCCCGCCCTGCTGGCCGGAACAGGCGCTGCAGACCCAACCAGAACCCGGGGCCCtctctttggggggggggggggggacctactTGGAGCCGCTCTTCTTGAGCTTCCCGCCCTGGCTGGAATTGGAGGGGTCCAGCGGGGAGGGGGAGCGTGGCGGGGCCGGGTGGCTCTCGCCGCTGTAGGGGGGCAGGGCCCCGGTGATGTGGCTGGGGCCCGAGTGGAGCGGGGGGGCCGCCGGCGACGTGCTCAGGGGCCCGTTGAGGGCCTCCAGCAGGGACACCGCCTCGTAACCCGGGGGGATGTGCTCCATCGCCTAGCAACAGCATCCACAAGGACAAATGACCCGGTGTGTGACGGACGCggacatatatacacacacacacctgcattttGTCGTGAGGATTTCTTGATAACTTTTAACGTAGACACAATGAATAGCATTCATAGAGACGCAGTAGTGAATGGATAGTACATTTTTATGAGATATGTAAAGCTCAGTATCTAtcaacgtgtgtttgtgtgcgtctgtgtgtgtgcgtttgtgtgtgtgtgtttatttgtgtgtgtgtgtgtgcgtttgtgtatgtgtgtgtgtgtttatttgtgtgtgtgtgtgtgtgcgtttgagtttgtgtgtgtgtgtgtgtgcatcaatgtgcgtgtgtgcgtgcatccgtgtgcgcgcgtgtgtgtgcatgcatgtgtgtgtgtgtgagtatgtgtgtgtgtgtgtgtgtgtgtgtgtgtgtgtgtgtgtgtgtgtgtgtgtgtgtgttcatgtgtgtgtgtgtgtatgtgcatgcatgcgtgtgcggtTGTGGTACCGAGTTGTCCTCTGAGTCGGAGGTCTGGGAGGTGATGACGGGGTTGAAGCTGCCGGGGGACAGCGGGCTCAGCTTCTTCCTCATGGCGCGGATCTGCAGCAGCGCCCGGAACgctgagcacgcacacacaaccaccgcacagtcacacacagagagacggcgCCTTGTGTGGGACGCACAAAGTGTTGCTGATCTGATGGCCACTTGGAATGTTTGCAGTTCTTTTAAACCTATTTCCCGACTACTATTCATTGAGCAGTCGCTCTTTAATTGAAGCAAATTACATTAAATTACTTAATTCAGACATTGAATGGTCTTTATTTAGGGTTGTGAGGCactttgctcaaggatgcctcgAGGTTAGACTGTGGACGGCAAAGGGTTCGAACTTGGTGACGCTTTGTGATGCATGACTGCATTCAAGATCTGATTGCAGTATAGCCAGTATAGTATAAGTCatttcaatataaatataaaaccccTATTGATATAATTTGGTCTTGCTAGTCGgattgatattgatattgacATCGACATTGATATGGCTATTCATTTCCACATCAATATCAACGTCAATATCAATATCCATATGTACATGATTTGTCCTTCTAGTCGGATTGATATCAATATTAATAGCAATATCGATCCGTCGGGCAGTGACCCGACGCTCCCTCCGGGGGGGCCgcgcggggggacggggggggactcACGCAGCCGGCAGATGGGGCAGCAGTTGGCCTGGTAGCGCAGCGTGTCGGCGCAGGCGTTGCACAGACACAGGTGGCGGCAGGGCAGGATGAGCGTGTCGCGGATGTCCGACAGACACACCACGCACTCGGCGCTGTTGTCGCTGATCTCGTCGTCCaccacctgggggaggagggggagggggaggggggggggggtgaaactCATTAGACTTAGCCGGTTCTCCACCCCGCTTGGCGTGCAAACCTGTTTTTTTAGATCTGATGTGATTGGGACACGAGCCAGGGTCAAAACCCCCGTTTATTTTCCTGCCTCTGCGCCCGCACACGTCGTGTCATGTTGCGCAACACGACGTGTGTCATGCTGCTGTTCAGGTGATCAGATGTACCAACCACACGAGCCGGTTGGTAGTGGTAGTTTTCTCGTGGCTATGAATCATTTTCCCTTCTGTTCGCACATACGGGACACCTTCATGAGAGCTTCCAAAGCGGTTTGATTATTTTCTATCAAAAATGTCTCATCGGATATCGATGGCTTGCAAGTCAGCATTCTCCCACGACCCCCATATGCATATCAGGTGACTCTAAGTGGGGTACCCACCCCATGGTGGGGAAAGCCTTGGGCTAACAACGCTCCAAACGAGGTCCGGTTCTAACATACTGCTGTGTTAGTATCTGGGACACATCACAAAAGCTGACCACTGGAAGAAGCCTGTAACGTAAGCAGCGAACCCAGTGTTGTACCTTTGATTCCTGGCTGTTGTACTTGTTCTCAATGCCATAGATCTCCTGGAGCAGGTAGCTGACCCCGTCCACCTGGGGAGAGGGACCGGTTTCAGAACACAAGACTATCTGGGCCATGGGGACCGGGGGAGCACTCAAGACGGGGGGCGCCTTCAGTTTATCCAggtcaaacaacaacacacacagaggggggcatgggggaggaagaggtgggtggagggagagatgggtggggggagagatgggtggagggagagatgggtggGGGGTAGAGGTAAAGGTGGAGgaaggggtggatggaggtagAGGCAGGTGGATGAGTGGAGGTAgaggtgggtggaggtagaggtgggtggagggagaggtgggtggagggagaggtggatgATGGGAGAGGTGGGTGGGGTAGAGGTGGATGGAGGTAGAGGTGGGTGGATGAGTGGAGGTAgaggtgggtggaggtagaggtggatggaggtagaggtgggtggaggtagaggtgggTGGGGTAGAGGTGGATGATGGGAGAGGTGGGTGGGGTAGAGGTGGATGGAGgtagaggtgggtggggggagaggtgggtggagggagaggtgggtggagggagaggtgggtggggggagaggtgggtggggggagaggtgtATGATgggagaggtgggtggaggtagaggtggatgatgggagaggtgggtggggggagaggtgtATGATgggagaggtgggtggaggtagaggtgggtggggtagaggtggatggagggagaggtgggtggaggtagaggtgggTGGGGTAGAGGTGGATGATGGGAGAGGTGGGTGGGGTAGaggtggatggagggagaggtgggtggaggtagaggtgggtggatgggtgggtggggatagagggaggtgggggtgggcaTTTTAAACTCACCACTTGTTTCTGCTTCAGCGGTTTCACACAGAAGCTTCCGTCAATGTGCtgccaaagacacacacacgggactCCTCAGATTACAGATACACTGGACAGAGCAGAGGACTATATATCCCCGGGTAGAGGGTGATTAAAGATACCCTTAGCATTACAGAGGACTACGTATCCCATGGTAGATGGTGTTCAAAAATACACTTTAAAGAGCATTACAGAGGACAACATAACCCATGGTAGAAGGTGATTACAGATACACTTTAAAGCGTATCACAGAGGAATGCATATCACCAAGTAGATTCAGTTTGAGGCACTCTTcaaattaatgaatttcatGAGAAAATCTTGATGTTTCACACAatgttcctcttcctcttgatGACATTTACTAATCTAGAGTCTGATCTAATGACAAACACAGAGGATTCAGCACCAGCGGTTGTTGCAAGAGCTCAGCGATGCATTCACTGTCTATTGTCTGTATCAACAGGACCATTTCTCTTACCTTCTCAAAAGTTGCCAGCAACACGTGGGAGTGGCCCATATGTTCTGCAAGGCAAGAAACATAATTAAGCTCATTAATGTTTATGGATCTGTGTCTCTGGTGACACCTGGTATATTGTAGATGCCAGATGTACACAGACAGTATTTCAGCCAAAATCAGTATCACAAAAGCATTTAACATGGGGACACATTTGCGATCTCCACATGCAaacaacacatccacacagcagTGTCCAGTGTTTATATACAGTATTCAAAGATCTAgcagttatatatatatgaatacataaatatatatttatttatatatgcatCCAATGTGCCTTAGATGAATATGCAAGAGCTAGTAGCCATGACAACAATAAGCATGCGGATAATTGGGAGTAACAAAAGCCCTCTTCACAACTGGTATCAACATGCAGTTGTGCCAAGGACAGGTGGGATTCATTCAAGACACATCGAGGACCCATGGCGGTCTGATCGCTCAGACCCTGTTGGGAGTGGGTCACACATAAAGCCTCGTTATTTTAGCAGCGCATACTTAAATGTGTCCTGGGCCGTGTCGAAGGACCGCCTACTCAACTGATGTAAGTTGAAGTACGagtaaaggcttagttatggttcaaCGTCGACGCaatgcaagggggtttacggacccattgcGTTCAACGCAATGGCCTgatgtgcgcctcccaaaaagtGGAACCTTgcatcgaggcgacgcagcagcaagggcgaAGCGACTGCGTGGTAGTTGCGTTTCGTCAATGTGGAACCATAACGAAGCCTTAAGTTCTCATTCAAATGCCAGCAGCGTCATATTAAAATCTATCAAAATCTTAAAACCTGTAAGCTGGATTTGTGCACCATGTCTGAACGTTTCGATAGGCCAGTTATAAAACAACAATGAAGGTTCAATAGAAGGGCATTGCGGTTATGTTAGTTTGAAGATATTCTCTTGCAAAACAAAATAGCATTTTGAAATAGGATTTGTCATTGAACAATATTTCACACGATTAGATTGGTGATTTCTACATCCAACACGTTGTTTTCTCATGGAGATTGTGTGGCAGTTGGGGAAATATGTAGGAAACA
It contains:
- the rnf157 gene encoding LOW QUALITY PROTEIN: E3 ubiquitin ligase RNF157 (The sequence of the model RefSeq protein was modified relative to this genomic sequence to represent the inferred CDS: deleted 1 base in 1 codon); translated protein: MGAFISRQNIGVEEVDIPSNSVYRYPPKSGSYFASHFIMGGEKFDSTHPEGYLFGENTDLNFLGIRPVAFPYAAPPPQEPVKTLRSLINIRKDTLRLVRCSEDLKLPGEDEEAVKNRACYNIEFTFDADTQVAITIYYQAMEEFHSGVPIYLPQDSSLQSETVHFKRGVSQQFCLPSHSVNLSEWAEEELLFDMDKEVFPMVVQAVVDEGEEHMGHSHVLLATFEKHIDGSFCVKPLKQKQVVDGVSYLLQEIYGIENKYNSQESKVVDDEISDNSAECVVCLSDIRDTLILPCRHLCLCNACADTLRYQANCCPICRLPFRALLQIRAMRKKLSPLSPGSFNPVITSQTSDSEDNSAMEHIPPGYEAVSLLEALNGPLSTSPAAPPLHSGPSHITGALPPYSGESHPAPPRSPSPLDPSNSSQGGKLKKSGSKSLSQNSSVLQEEEDEKSCSESEAQACRRKLPVDPPECGVTPDSENLTLSSSGAIDQSSCAGTPLSSTITSPEDPVSSSLAQSVMSMASSHSQHSHISTDTMSSMSGSYLAGGEGEPPRGAGDGGYAAGDNHPDTPMRSRGPSQQDGGLSMEPKEPKYSVSLEEQDSEGNDVTEEDSPSPSQEKGGRSRCPELANNNQGDALCDTPSFGLDNEQASDSRFAGEWPPTEHGPMRPEDWGMGLGSFRESDGRTDGGALREERLWSGHGGVTQKGSSVERRPRRKHCKD